The DNA region GCAGGCCGTGCACAAGAAGTACGGGAGGTCGTAGATGTTCGAGAGGTTCACGGCGGCGGCGCGGTCGGCGGTGGTCGGCGCCCAGGTGGAGGCCGCGCACGCCGAGGCCGCGATGGTGGCGGAGGAGCATCTGTTGCTGGCTCTGCTGGAGCAGGGGGCGCTCGATCCGCTCGGGGTGGATCGGGCGGCCGTACGGGCCGGGCTGGTCGAGGCGCGGCGCCGCGGCGGGTTGTCGAAGGCGGACGAGGAGGCGCTCGCCGGACTGGGGATCGATCTCACCGAGGTGGTGGCGCGGGTCGAGGAGACCCACGGCGAGGGCGCGCTGAGCGCGTCCGCGCCGCGCGGCCGGGGGCGCGGCGCGGGGCTGTTCGGGCGGCGGGAGCCCGGGCCGCGGACCCATCGTCCGTTCACGACGGAGAGCAAGCAGGTCCTCGAGAAGTCCTTGCGGATCGCCCTCGGGCGCAAGGACAAGGAGATCGGCTCCCGGCATCTCGTTCTCGCGCTCATCGCCCGCCCGGGGCCCGTGTCCGAGGTCCTGGCGGACCACGGCGTCACCTACGAACGGGCAGAGCGCGAGCTCACGGGCTAGCGGGCCACGCCGGCCGTGTCCCGCCCGGTGAGCAGTGCGTCCACCGTCGAGTCGGGACCCCAAGCCGAGTCGGGCGTGTACGAGGTCCCGAGGACGGCGCGGGCGGGGCGCCGGTGCGGCGGGCGGCGGCGAGCCGCCGAGGAGCCCCGCCGCGAGCAGCCCGTCCCGCCGGGCGGCCGGGGCTCGGGCGGAACAGGCCGCCGAGACCGTGCCGGGGCCGCTCCCGGGTGAGCCGCGCGCGGCCGGGCAGGCCGTCGGGGCCGGGCTCGGGCAGCAGGGCGGCGTGCCGGGCAGCGACGCTCCGTCAACTCCCGGAGACGGGTGCCCGTCTCGCCGTCGACGCCACCTGCGGCGGCGATTTCGGCGGCGACGGAGCACGCGGGCCGCGTCCGTTCCACCGCCCGCAGCGCGGCACCACTCCCGGCCCGGCCGGGCCGGGAAGATCGAGGCGGCGCAGGCCCTCCTCGCACTGCCCCACCGGGCACGGTTCCAGGTCGGCATGGAGCCGTCACCGTGCGTCACCGGGTACCTCTCCCGTAGGACACCGCGTACGGCCGGAGGCGGCGCGCAGCGACGCCCGGAAAAAAATCTTGGCCGGTGGTGTCGAGAACGCGTGGCCGGCTCCGTCCCCGGTGTGAACGCGACCAGAATGGTCGCACCGCACCGAGGAGAGAGATCATGGCCAAGTACCTGCTTCTGAAGCACTACCGCGGCGCTCCGGACGCGGTCAACTGCGTCCCCATGGACCAGTGGACGCCGGACGAGATCACGGCTCACATGCAGTACATGCACGACTTCGCGGCGCGCCTGGAGAAGACCGGCGAGTTCGTCGACGGGCAGGCGCTGGCGCCCGAGGGGGCGTGGGTGAGGTACGACGGGGAGGGGCGGCCGCCGGTCACCGACGGGCCGTTCGCCGAGACGAAGGACCTCATCGCGGGGTGGATGGTGATCGACGTCGACTCGTACGAGCGGGCGGTCGAGCTCGCGGGCGAGCTGTCGGCGGCGCCGGGGGCGGGCGGGGAGCCGATCCACGAGTGGCTGGAGCTGCGCCCCTTCCTCACCGAGCCGCCCACCGTCACGGAGTGATCATGGACGAGGCGCTGCTGCGCCGTCTGACGCCGGGCGTGCTCACGGTCCTCGTCCGCCGCGGAGCCGATTTCGCGGCGGCCGAGGACGCCGTGCAGGACGCGCTGGTGGAGGCGGTGCGGGTGTGGCCGGCCGAGCCGCCGCGCGATCCGAAGGGCTGGCTGGTGACGGTGGCCTGGCGCAAGTTCCTCGACGCGACGCGGGCGGACGCCGCCCGGCGGCGGCGCGAGGAACGTGTGGAGGTGGAGCCGGAGCCCGGGCCCGCCGCGCAGGCGGACGACACGCTGCGGCTCTACTTCCTGTGCGCGCACCCGTCGCTGTCGCCGTCGTCCGCGGTCGCGCTGACGCTGCGCGCCGTGGGCGGGCTGACGACACGCCAGATCGCCGCGGCGTATCTGGTGCCCGAGGCGACGATGGCGCAGCGCATCAGCCGCGCCAAGCGGACGGTCTCGGACGTGCGGTTCGACCGGCCGGGGGATGTCGGGACGGTGCTGCGGGTCCTCTACCTGGTGTTCAACGAGGGCTATTCGGGTGACGTCGACCTCGCCGCGGAGGCGATCCGGCTCACCCGGCAGCTGGCGGCGGCGATCGACCACCCCGAGGTGGCGGGGCTGCTCGCCCTGATGCTGCTCCATCACGCGCGGCGGGCGAGCCGGACGGGACCCGACGGCGGTCTCGTACCGCTCGCCGAGCAGGACCGGCGCCGGTGGGACACGACGCTGATCGCCGAGGGGGTGGAGATCCTGCAGGCGGCGCTGGCCCGGGACCGGCTGGGCGAGTTCCAGGCGCAGGCGGCGATCGCGGCGCTGCACGCGGACGCGCCGACGGCCGGGGAGACGGACTGGGTGCAGATCGTGGAGTGGTACGACGAGCTGGCGCGGTTCAACGACAGCCCGGTCGTCCGGCTCAACCGCGCCGTCGCCGTCGGCGAGGCCGACGGTCCGCGCGCGGGCCTCGCCGCCCTCGCGGACCTCGACTCCGCGCTGCCCCGGTACGCCGCGGCCGCCGCCTACCTCCACGAGCGCGCCGGTGACCTGACGACGGCGGCGCGGCTGTACGCGGACGCGGCCCACCAGGCGCCGAACCTCGCCGAGCGGGACTATCTGACCCGGCAGGCGGCGCGGCTCAACACCCGGCTGCGGGGGTGACGGGCGGGCGGAGTACATGCCGGATCAGTTCCCCGGGTCCGGCTCCGGGGCAAGGGCCCGCTCCCCGTCCGTACCCCTGCCGCGCAGCAGCGCCCTGGCCGCCTCGATGGCCTCCGTCTCCAGGACTTCGACGGCGACGCCCCAGGACTCCTCCCAGGAGTCGAGTGTCACCGAGCAGTCGATCAGCGCGTCCAGCTCCTCGGGGCGGCCCAGCTCGTCGGCGACCTCGGCCCGGATCAGGTACGCGCCGGAGGCGGGGTCGAGCGAGCCGTCGACCATCTGCTCGGCCGTCCAGAGGGCGAAGGCCCAGGCGGCGGCCCGGGGCTCCGCGGGCGCGCGGAAGGCGAGCCCGAGTTCGTCGAGGACCCGTTCGAAGAGCTCCGGTGCCTCGGGCTCCTCGCTCCGCAGAAGGCCGGCGAGCTCCGGCAGCGACGGGCTGTCGACGCCGACGAGCAGCGCGTCGAGGCCCGCCTGGATGAGCTGGTCGGAGCCGACGTGCCGCCCGAAGGCTCTCAGCCGCGCCAGGTATCCGAATCGGGTGAGGGCCGCGGCCTGGTTCATCACGTCGGTCTTCTCCGGGTGGCGGTGGACTGGGACGTCCGACCCTCGCACATGCGAGGCTTGCTCCCGCGCAGCCGTCCACGAGGAGGAAGCATGCGGCGGACACCGGCCGACGTCGGAGCCGTGGTCGAGCTCGCGCAGGAGCTCGTGCGGCGGCCGAGCCGGGGTGGGGTCGACCCGTACGGGCCGGTGCTCGAGGTCCTTGAGGGCTGGCTCGGCGAGCGGGGGTTGCCCCATCGGCGGCTGACCTCGACCGACGAGCAGGCCGTCGGGGTGCTCGTCGAGGTCCGGGGCGGGCGGCCGGGGCCTTGGTGGGTGCTGGACGCGTGTGTGGACACCGCGCCGTTCGGGGACACCGGCCGCTGGTCGTTCTCCCCCACGTCCGGGGAGGTGCGTGACGGGTGGCTGCTCGGGCGCGGGGCGGCCGACTCGAAGCTGGCCGCGGCGCTGTTCTGTCACCTCGCCGCCGATCTCGCGCCGCGCGCGGAGGAGTTCGCCGGCGGGCTGGCCGTCCTGCTCGACGTGGACGAGCACACGGGTGGTTTCGGGGGCGCCCGCGCGTACCTCGCCGATCCGCGGACCCCGAAGCCGGCCGGGGTGCTGATCGGCTATCCGGGCCTGGACGAGGTCGTCGTGGGCGGGCGAGGGCTGTGGCGGGCGACGCTCACGGTGTACGGCGAGGCCGGGCATTCCGGTGCGCGGCGGACGGCCGTCGGGGCGATCGGGCGGGCCGCGCATCTCGTCGGTCTGCTCGACGCCGCCGAACTCCCCGGCCCGGACCGGGACTCCGGCTTTCCGCTCGGCCCGAAGCTGACGGTGACCTCGTTCCACGGCGGCGAGGGCTTCTCCGTCACCCCGGACCGGGTGGACGTCAACGTCGACGTGCGGACGACGCCGGAGTTCGGTGCGGGGGCGGCCGCCGGTCTCGTACGGCGGGAGGTCGCCGCGCTCGATGCCGTACGGCCCGGGCCGCGGCCGACCGGGATCGCCGAGGTGACGGACTGGCCGGCGTACCGGCTCGACGCCGGGCGGCAGCCCGCGGCGGCGCTGCTCGGTGCCGCGCGGGACGCCGGGCTGGTGGTGCGGGCGAAGACCGCGGGGCCGTCGAACATCGGGAATCTGCTCGCCGGTGCGGGGATCCCGGCGACGGCCGGGTTCGGTGTCCCGTACGAGGGGCTGCACGGGATCGACGAGCGGGCCTCGCTGGCCGAGCTGCCGGCGGTGTACGCCGTGTACCGCCGGGCCGTGCTCGGCCTGCTCGGCGCGGCGGACTGACCCCGGTCCCCCGGTCCGTCAGGGCGCGGGCGAGGCGGTGTCGAGAACGCGGTCGATGAGGCCGTACTCCATGGCCTCCGCCGGGGTGAGCCAGCGGTCGTCGGCGAAGTCCCGTACCACCTGGGCGACTTCGCGGTGGGTGAAGTCCGCGAGCAGGTCGGCGATACGGTCGCGGCTGTAGCGCAGTTCCTCGTGGCTGGTGCCCTCGGCGGTGCCGGTGGGGGGCTGGGCGAAGTCCGGCAGGTGGAGCATCATGCGGGCGTTGGGGAGGGCGTAGCGCTTGCCGGGGGTGCCGGCGGAGACCAGGAACTGGGCCATCGAGGCGCAGTAGCCGAGGCCGATGGTGACGACGTCGTTGCCGATGTGCCGTATGACGTCGTAGATCGCCATGCCGGCGGGGACGGATCCGCCGGGCGAGTTGATGTAGAGGGTGATCGGGCGGTCGTTCTCGGCGGCGAGGAGGAGCAGCTCGGCGGTGACGCGGTCGGCGGTCGCGCCGGTGATCGGCTCGCTGATGTGGACGATGCCGTGCCGCAGCAGCCGCTCGACGACGGGGTCCGGCTCGGGACTGCCGGAACTGCCGGAACCGCCGGCGCCGCCGGAAGCGCCCGTACCGGGACCGCCGGTCGGCTCGTCGGGGGCAGGGGTCATACCGGGGTTCCCTCCTGCGGCGCGGGGCGGGTGGAGCGGGGCGGAGCGGGGGCGGGCGACGGACCGGACAGCGGGGCGAAGGCCCGTACCGCCCTCGTACGGCGTACCTCTGCAGGCGTTCCCTGCGCTCCGCCCGGCATCACAGCCGCCAGCCGATCGGAGTAGCCGCGCGGGGTGCGCGCCCCGCATGCTGGGAGCGCTCTCAGAGCCTGCCGTGCAGCGTCTATCCTGATCGGCGTCGGACCGGCCGTCCGGAACGGAGGAACGGGGAGTGCCTGCCTTGCCCGAGGAGACCACGGAGTCGTCCCGCCCCACCCTGGAGGCCGTCGCGGCGCGGGCCGGGGTGTCCCGTGCGACGGTCTCGCGGGTCGTCAACGGCGGCGCGGGCGTGCGGCAGCCGCTGGTGGACCGGGTGCGCGAGGCGGTCGAGGAGCTCGGCTACGTACCGAACCAGGCCGCGCGTTCCCTGGTGACACGGCGGCAGGGCGCGGTCGCGGTCATCATCGCGGAGCCGGAGTTCCGGATCTTCTCCGATCCGTTCTTCGAGCAGCAGGTGCGCGGCATCAGCCGGGAGCTGACCGCCCGTGACACCCAGCTCGTGCTGCTGTGGGTGGAGGGTCCCGGGGACCACGGGCGGATCGCGCGCTATCTGGACGGCGGGCATGTGGACGGGGCGCTCGCGTTCTCGCTGCACAGCGACGACCGGCTGCCGGCGCTGATCGCGCGGAGCCGCGTCCCCGCGGTGTTCGGGGGCCGGCCGGCGGCCTCGGGGCCGGCCGTGCCGTATGTCGACTGCGACAACCGGGGCGGGGCGCGGGACGCGGTGCGGCACCTGGTGTCGCTTGGGCGGGAGCGGATCGCGCATCTCGCGGGTCCGCGCGACCAGACCTCGGCGCTCGACCGGATCGCCGGGTATCACGACGTGCTGGTGGACGCCGATCCCGAGCTGCTGTGCCAGGGCGACTTCACGCGGGAGAGCGGGGCTCGCGCGATGGCCGAGCTGCTCGACCGGCGGCCGGACGTCGATGCCGTCTTCGCGTCGAACGACCTGATGGCGGCGGGCGCGCTGCGGACGCTGCGCGAGCGCGGGGTCCGGGTGCCGGAGGACATCGCGGTGGTCGGTTTCGACGACATGGAGTCGGTGGTGCGGGAGACCGATCCCGCGCTGACGACGGTCCGTCAGGACATCGAGGGCATGGGGCGGTTGATGGTCCGGCTGCTCATGCGGCTGCTCGACGGGGCGGCGGACGCGGCGACGGCGTCGGTGATCACGGAGACACGTCTGGTGCGGCGGGCCTCGGCCTGACGCGGAGGGACGGAAGGGCGGTACGGCGGGCAGGACAGCAGGGCGGCGGCGTGGCCGCCGTGGCCACGCCGCCGCCCCCTCCCAGTGGGACCCCGTCTCAGTCGTACGGAATGACCAGGACGGAGTCCGCCGCGCCGGTCCGCAGCCGGGAGTCGGCGTTGCCGATGGCGCTCCAGACCTCCAGGCGTACGGTGCCGCCGGTCAGGTTGCCGAGGGTGCCGGTGGCGGCCTGCAGGCCGCGGTTCTGGTTGTACTCCTCCCAGCCGGTCACCGGGTCGGTGGCGAAGTAGTGGTAGGTCTCGATGCGTTCGAAGGTGCCGTCGCCGGTGAGGTCGTAGCTGACGCGGACCTGCTGGCCGAGGCCGACGGCGGTGCCGGCGTCCACCGGGAGCCGGAAGGCGGTCGAACCGCCCGCCCTCAGCGTGCCGTTGACGCCACGGGCCTCGTAGACGAGCGGGCGGTACGGGGTGCCGTCGTGGTTGGTGCCGCCGGCCGAAGGGATGGTGTCGCTGCCGGCCGTGCCGTCGGTGGCGGTGCTGAGGGTGCCGCCGGAGCGCGGGCGGAAGGTGTTGCCGGTGGACGGCTGCGGGTCGGGATCGGGGTCGGGGTCGGGGTCGGTGCCGCCGGTGCCGGTTCCGGTGGCGGTGGACCAAGCGGGGACGGTGAGGGTCTTGCCGTCGGAGAAGGTGACGGTGCGGGCGGTGGCGCCGTGGTTGTGGGCGGCGTAGGTGCGGACGCCGTTCTTGGTGAACACGGCGGAGGTCGGCAGATCGCCAGTGACCGACGGGTCGGGGGCGCCGAGGGCGTCGAGGGTGGTGATCCAGTGGTAGGTGTGGGCCTTGGACTCGCCCGCCTCCGGGGTGTACGCGGCGTTGCCGGCGTCCCACTTGGCGCGGGCGGTCGCGGGGTCGGCGAGCGACTGGAACTCCCAGAGGATGTCGCGCCATTCGACGGCGGGGCCGCCGTTCTCGCGTTCCATCTCGGCGATGTTGCGGCGGACGGCGTCCTTGCGGGCGGCGAGCTGAAGCGAACCTCCGGTCATCGGAAGGACGTTGATGCCGTGGATCTCCTCGGGGTTGGCGGTCCACCAGGTGGCGTAGGCGGCGCCGCTCCCCCACACCATGCCGACGGTGTCGTGGGCGAAGGAGCCGGGGAAGACCTGCTGGTCGGCGTCGAACCAGTACTGGGCGACGGCCTCGCCCTCGGTGGCGAGGAGATAGCTGCCGAGGTCGCGCAGGGTGGTGTCGCCGGTGGCGGAGCCCCACAGCACGAGCGCGGCGCTGAGGTTGGTGGACTCCGAGGACGATTCCTGGTTGTTGCCGGCGGCGAAGCCCTGGTGTCCGGAGGCCCAGCTGTGGCCGGCGTAGACGTCGAAGCCGCGCAGGAAGGGGAAGGCACCGTCGGTACGGCTGGGGTTGGCGGTGTCGCGGATCAGCGTCTTGACCATGCCGCCCCAGGCGGAGTCGGCGGCCCAGCCCGGGTCGTACTGGGCGACGATCGCGGCGGCAAGGACGTAGTAGCCGTAGTGGAAGTGGTGGTCGTTGAGTTCGGTGTCGCTGCCGTACGAGGCGGGGTAGCCGATCAGGGTGCGCCAGTTCTGGTCGTACGCGAACTCGTTGGCGCCGCCGGCGGTGAACCAGTCCTGCAGGCGGCCCTTGAGCAGGGCGAGGAGCCGGTCGCGCGTCGCGGTCTCGCCGATCTGGTCGGCGACGGGCACGAGTTGGGCGAGCCGGCCGAGGGCTTTGCCGGTCCAGTAGGTGTCGACGGCCCCGTTGAGCGGGTCGGCGGAGTTGACGACCTCGTTCAGATGGCCGCGCAGCCGGGCGGTGTCGACGGCGTCGGTGCGGGGCAGCGCGGGCAGGACGGGGGCGGCCTTCTGGACGGTGGTGAAGGCGGTGGCCTCGCGGACCTTCATGGTGCCGCGCGGGGAGACGTACGTGTACGGGGTGAGGGCGTCGGTGGTGTGCAGCCACTGGTGGCGGTAGAGGGCCTGGAGGGTGCCGCGTTCGGTGCCCTCCTTGGCCTCGGTGGTGAGGGTGTAGGTGGCGCGGACGGTGCCGCCGGTGGCGCTCCAGTCGACGCGGGAGCCGGTGACGAAGCTGAAGGCGTACTTCCGGTAGGTGGCGAGCGCGTCGGTGGAGGGCAGCACGGCGACGGAGAAGTAGTTCCTGCCGCCGAGCCCGGCGCTGATGGTGGTGCCGCTGACGGTCCAGTCGCTGCCGGTGGGTGCGAACAGGGCGTAGTGGTGGCCGGCGACGGTGACGCCGAGGACGTTGCCCTGGTCGGCGAAGACGGCGGGGGTGCCGGCGGTGGTGACCTGGGCGTTGCCGCCGGTGCCCTGGGCGTACACGAAGGGGCTGCCGTGGCCGATGGTGGTGCGCAGGGTGCGGGTGCCGTCGGACCAGTAGGGGGTGACGGTCCAGTCGGACCAGGCGTCGGCCCTGGTGTCGGGGGCGTTGAGCCCGGCGAGGCCGACGGTGAGGTCGCGCTTGTGGGCGAACTCGTACTGGCGCCCGTCGCCCACGATCGCGGGGCTGGTGGGGTAGCCGATGTCGAGGCCGCCGGCGGTGGCCTGATAGGTGAGCGGGTGCCCGTACATGGGGGTCGACCAGGGGTTGTCCCCGTAGCGCTGGAAGGCGAGTGAGGACCACCAGTCGTTGGTGGGGACGGGTTTGCCATGGGCGGCCGCGGTGACCTTGGGGGTGACCGGGGTGCCGGTGTTGGTGGTGGGGCCGGAGGTGCCGGCCGGGCGGGTGTCGGAGTAGCTTCCGGCGCCCACGGGGACGGTGGCTGCGGCCGCGGGGGCCGCACCGGGACCCAGGCCGTATGCGGCGAGGGCGGCGGCCAGGGTGGCGGCCAGGAGGAGCGAGGCGCCGGAGCGCGGGTGGGGGACTCGCATGGGGAAACACCTCGGGTCGGCAGGTGGGGTGACGACGTGCGGGTGGCGACGTGCGGTGAGTCAGGTGAGTGAGGGCAGGTGAGAGCGCTCTCAGACGGCTGGAAACGTAGGACGCCTCGAACACTGGTGTCAATACATGACGCAACATCTGAAGTCCGTGCGGTTTCAGGGCCGTTACGCGTTCGACTCTTGACGGAAAGCGCCCACCACGGGCACGCTCCCCTCGCAGCTTGAGAGCGCTCTCAGGCACACGTTCGTCATCACGCTTTCTCGTTCGGTCCCGAAGCCAAGGGAGACTTCCCATGCCCACTGCCCGAGCCGCCGGAAGAACCGCGGGAGCCGCCGGCAAGGCCGCCGTCCGCCTGGGGGCGGTCGCGCTCGCCGGGGTCCTGCTCGCCGCCTGCGGAGGTTCGCCGGACGGCGCCTCCGACAGCGCGGGCGGCGAGGTCACGCTCACCGTGGACCTGTTCGGTTCCTTCGGCTATCAGGAGTCCGGGCTCTACGCCGAGTACGAGAAGCTGCACCCCGGTGTGACCATCAAGCAGACCGACACCGAGGACGAGGCCGACTACTGGAAGTCGCTGCAGACCCGGCTTGCCGGCGGCGGCGGTCTCGCCGACGTCCAGGCCGTCGAGGTGGGCCGGATCGCCTCCGTCGCCCAGCAGCAGGCCGACCGCTTCGAGGATCTGCGCAAGCACGGCGCGGACAAGCTCAAGAGCCAGTTCCCGGAGGCCAAGTGGACGGCCGCCACCGGGAAGAACGGCGAGGTGCTCGGCCTCGGCACGGACGTCGGCCCGGAGGCGATGTGCTACCGCAGCGACCTCCTCGCCGCGGCCGGCCTGCCCACCGACCGCGAGGAACTGGCGCGCAAGTGGTCCACCTGGGACGGCTACCTCGACCTCGGCCGGCAGTACAAGGCGAAGGCTCCGGCCAAGAGCGCCTGGCTGGACAGCGTCGGCAGCCTCTACTCGGTGATGATCGGCCAGCAGAAGGAGCGCTACTACGACGCCTCCGGCAAGCTGATCTGGGACACCAACCCGGCCCTGAAGACCGCCTGGGACACCTCCGTGACGGCGGCCCACGACGGGCTCAGCGCCAAGCTCGACCAGTGGTCGCCGCAGTGGAACCAGGCCTTCACCGCCGGCTCCTTCGCCACCCTCCCCTGCCCCGCCTGGATGCTCGGCTACATCAAGGGCCAGGCCGGTGACGCGGGCAAGGGCAAGTGGGACATCGCGAAGCTGCCCGGCGGCGCCGGCAACTGGGGCGGCTCCTACCTCACCGTGCCGCGCGCCGCGAAGCACAAGAAGGAGGCCTACGAGCTGATCGCCTGGCTCACGGCGCCCGCCCAGCAGGCCCGGCTGTTCCAGAAGCAGGGCAGCTTCCCCTCCGCCACCGCCGCCATCGGCCAGATCGCCGGCGCGACCGACCCGTACTTCTCCGGCGCGCCCATCGGCAGCATCTTCGGCGACGCGGCGAAGGCCGCCCCCGTGCAGGTGCTCGGCGTGCACGACCAGAGCGTGGCCCAGCAGATCACCAACGCCCTCGGCGAGGTCGAGCGCAAGGGCACGGACCCCGAGGCCGCCTGGGCGAACGCCCGGAAGGGTGTCGAGAACACCATCGGCTGAGCCACGTCGGCTCCCCCGTCCGCTCCCCCCTCCCCCGTCCGGCGCCCCGGCTCCGGCTACGGCCCCCGCCCGCCCTCCCCCGGGCGGGGGCCCCGCCTCTCCCGCCCGTCACCCCTCCCCCGAAGGGCCGCAGCGTGACCCTGACCGCACCGACGACCACCGGACCGAGGGCGGTGAGCCCTCCGCCCGCGCTGCGGCGCGCCTGGCGGAAGGCCTCCCCGTACGCGTACCTCGCGCCCTTCTTCACCCTCTTCGCCGCCTTCGGGCTCTTCCCGCTGCTCTACACGGCGTTCGTGTCGCTGTACCGGGTGGAGCTGCAGACGCCTGGCGAGATGGAGTGGCGCGGACTCGGCAACTACACCGCGCTGCTCGGCGACTCCTACTTCTGGACGGCGCTGCGCAACACCTTCACCATCGGGGTGCTGTCCACCGTGCCCCAGCTGGTGATGGCGCTGGGTCTCGCCCATCTGCTCAACTACCGGTTGCGCGGGCGGACGTTCTTCCGCACGGCGATGCTGCTGCCGTACGCGACCTCCGTCGCCGCCGCGACCCTCGTCTTCGCGCAGCTCTTCGGCCGTGACTTCGGCCTGGTCAACGTCGTGCTCGGGCTCGTCGGCATCGACCCGGTGGACTGGCAGACCGGCACGGTGGCCTCCCAGGTCGCGGTCTCCACGATCGTGATCTGGCGCTGGACCGGCTACAACGCGCTGATCTATCTGGCGGGCATGCAGTCCATTCCCCGGGAGCTGTACGAGGCGGCGGAGATGGACGGGGCCTCGCGGTGGCGCCAGTTCTGGCATGTGACCCTGCCCGGGCTCCGGCCCACGATCGTGTTCACGGTCGTCGTGTCGACGATCGGCGCGACCCAGCTCTTCGGCGAGCCGCTGCTCTTCGAGGGTTCGGTGTCGGGCGGCATCTCGCACCAGTACCAGACGCTCGGGCTCTATCTGTACGAGCAGGGCTGGGGTTTCTTCCACCTGGGGCGGGCGGCGGCGATCGCCTGGGTGATGTTCCTGCTGATCCTGCTGGTGGTCGGGGCCAACGCCCTGATCGTACGGCGCCGTTCGCGCAAGGAGGCCGGCCGATGACCGCGCTCGCCGCACCGCCCCCGCCCGTCCGGGAGCCCGCACCGGACCGCACTGCCCGGCGGGGCCGGCGCCGCTCGGGCGCCGGCCGGACCCTGCGCGGCGGGAAGCTGGCGTACACGTTCCTCGGCCTCGCGGTCCTGGTCTCGGCGTTCCCGTTCTACTGGACGCTGGTGGCGGCCAGCCGCTCCAACGCCGACCTGGCGAAGGTGCCGCCGGCGCTCCTGCCCGGCCCGAACCTGGCCCGCAACATCCAGGCGGTGACGGAGGAGGCCGACATCGGCAAGGCGCTCCTCAACTCCCTGATCGTGTCCGGGTCGATCACCCTGGGCACGGTGCTGTGCTGCACCCTCGCCGGGTTCGCCTTCGCCAAGCTGCGCTTCCGCGGCCGGGGCGCGCTGCTCGCGGTCACCGTCGGCACCATGATGATCCCGCCGCAGCTCGGCGTGATCCCGCTCTTCATGCTGATCGCGAAGCTGCAGTGGGTGAACCAGCTCCAGGCCGTCATCCTGCCCGGCCTCGTCTCCGCGTTCGGCGTGTTCTTCATGCGGCAGTATCTGGTGCAGTCGCTGCCGGACGAACTGATCGAGGCGGCCCGGGTCGACGGCGCCTCCACCGGCCGGATCTTCTGGTCGATCGTGATCCCGATCGCCCGGCCCGGC from Streptomyces fradiae includes:
- a CDS encoding Clp protease N-terminal domain-containing protein, with the translated sequence MFERFTAAARSAVVGAQVEAAHAEAAMVAEEHLLLALLEQGALDPLGVDRAAVRAGLVEARRRGGLSKADEEALAGLGIDLTEVVARVEETHGEGALSASAPRGRGRGAGLFGRREPGPRTHRPFTTESKQVLEKSLRIALGRKDKEIGSRHLVLALIARPGPVSEVLADHGVTYERAERELTG
- a CDS encoding YciI family protein, with translation MAKYLLLKHYRGAPDAVNCVPMDQWTPDEITAHMQYMHDFAARLEKTGEFVDGQALAPEGAWVRYDGEGRPPVTDGPFAETKDLIAGWMVIDVDSYERAVELAGELSAAPGAGGEPIHEWLELRPFLTEPPTVTE
- a CDS encoding RNA polymerase sigma factor gives rise to the protein MDEALLRRLTPGVLTVLVRRGADFAAAEDAVQDALVEAVRVWPAEPPRDPKGWLVTVAWRKFLDATRADAARRRREERVEVEPEPGPAAQADDTLRLYFLCAHPSLSPSSAVALTLRAVGGLTTRQIAAAYLVPEATMAQRISRAKRTVSDVRFDRPGDVGTVLRVLYLVFNEGYSGDVDLAAEAIRLTRQLAAAIDHPEVAGLLALMLLHHARRASRTGPDGGLVPLAEQDRRRWDTTLIAEGVEILQAALARDRLGEFQAQAAIAALHADAPTAGETDWVQIVEWYDELARFNDSPVVRLNRAVAVGEADGPRAGLAALADLDSALPRYAAAAAYLHERAGDLTTAARLYADAAHQAPNLAERDYLTRQAARLNTRLRG
- a CDS encoding M20 family metallopeptidase, with amino-acid sequence MRRTPADVGAVVELAQELVRRPSRGGVDPYGPVLEVLEGWLGERGLPHRRLTSTDEQAVGVLVEVRGGRPGPWWVLDACVDTAPFGDTGRWSFSPTSGEVRDGWLLGRGAADSKLAAALFCHLAADLAPRAEEFAGGLAVLLDVDEHTGGFGGARAYLADPRTPKPAGVLIGYPGLDEVVVGGRGLWRATLTVYGEAGHSGARRTAVGAIGRAAHLVGLLDAAELPGPDRDSGFPLGPKLTVTSFHGGEGFSVTPDRVDVNVDVRTTPEFGAGAAAGLVRREVAALDAVRPGPRPTGIAEVTDWPAYRLDAGRQPAAALLGAARDAGLVVRAKTAGPSNIGNLLAGAGIPATAGFGVPYEGLHGIDERASLAELPAVYAVYRRAVLGLLGAAD
- a CDS encoding ClpP family protease produces the protein MTPAPDEPTGGPGTGASGGAGGSGSSGSPEPDPVVERLLRHGIVHISEPITGATADRVTAELLLLAAENDRPITLYINSPGGSVPAGMAIYDVIRHIGNDVVTIGLGYCASMAQFLVSAGTPGKRYALPNARMMLHLPDFAQPPTGTAEGTSHEELRYSRDRIADLLADFTHREVAQVVRDFADDRWLTPAEAMEYGLIDRVLDTASPAP
- a CDS encoding LacI family DNA-binding transcriptional regulator encodes the protein MPEETTESSRPTLEAVAARAGVSRATVSRVVNGGAGVRQPLVDRVREAVEELGYVPNQAARSLVTRRQGAVAVIIAEPEFRIFSDPFFEQQVRGISRELTARDTQLVLLWVEGPGDHGRIARYLDGGHVDGALAFSLHSDDRLPALIARSRVPAVFGGRPAASGPAVPYVDCDNRGGARDAVRHLVSLGRERIAHLAGPRDQTSALDRIAGYHDVLVDADPELLCQGDFTRESGARAMAELLDRRPDVDAVFASNDLMAAGALRTLRERGVRVPEDIAVVGFDDMESVVRETDPALTTVRQDIEGMGRLMVRLLMRLLDGAADAATASVITETRLVRRASA
- a CDS encoding glycosyl hydrolase, translated to MRVPHPRSGASLLLAATLAAALAAYGLGPGAAPAAAATVPVGAGSYSDTRPAGTSGPTTNTGTPVTPKVTAAAHGKPVPTNDWWSSLAFQRYGDNPWSTPMYGHPLTYQATAGGLDIGYPTSPAIVGDGRQYEFAHKRDLTVGLAGLNAPDTRADAWSDWTVTPYWSDGTRTLRTTIGHGSPFVYAQGTGGNAQVTTAGTPAVFADQGNVLGVTVAGHHYALFAPTGSDWTVSGTTISAGLGGRNYFSVAVLPSTDALATYRKYAFSFVTGSRVDWSATGGTVRATYTLTTEAKEGTERGTLQALYRHQWLHTTDALTPYTYVSPRGTMKVREATAFTTVQKAAPVLPALPRTDAVDTARLRGHLNEVVNSADPLNGAVDTYWTGKALGRLAQLVPVADQIGETATRDRLLALLKGRLQDWFTAGGANEFAYDQNWRTLIGYPASYGSDTELNDHHFHYGYYVLAAAIVAQYDPGWAADSAWGGMVKTLIRDTANPSRTDGAFPFLRGFDVYAGHSWASGHQGFAAGNNQESSSESTNLSAALVLWGSATGDTTLRDLGSYLLATEGEAVAQYWFDADQQVFPGSFAHDTVGMVWGSGAAYATWWTANPEEIHGINVLPMTGGSLQLAARKDAVRRNIAEMERENGGPAVEWRDILWEFQSLADPATARAKWDAGNAAYTPEAGESKAHTYHWITTLDALGAPDPSVTGDLPTSAVFTKNGVRTYAAHNHGATARTVTFSDGKTLTVPAWSTATGTGTGGTDPDPDPDPDPQPSTGNTFRPRSGGTLSTATDGTAGSDTIPSAGGTNHDGTPYRPLVYEARGVNGTLRAGGSTAFRLPVDAGTAVGLGQQVRVSYDLTGDGTFERIETYHYFATDPVTGWEEYNQNRGLQAATGTLGNLTGGTVRLEVWSAIGNADSRLRTGAADSVLVIPYD